The following proteins come from a genomic window of Haemorhous mexicanus isolate bHaeMex1 chromosome 35 unlocalized genomic scaffold, bHaeMex1.pri SUPER_35_unloc_4, whole genome shotgun sequence:
- the RPL10 gene encoding large ribosomal subunit protein uL16, with the protein MGRRPARCYRYCKNKPYPKSRFCRGVPDPKIRIFDLGRKKAKVDEFPLCGHMVSDEYEQLSSEALEAARICANKYMVKSCGKDGFHIRVRLHPFHVIRINKMLSCAGADRLQTGMRGAFGKPQGTVARVHIGQVIMSIRTKAQNKEHVVEALRRAKFKFPGRQKIHISKKWGFTKFNADAFEEMVAQKRLIPDGCGVKYVPSRDPWIAGGPCTPEPQKKTPKTPGTPPQIRGEPPDPRGTPKGRGGGAPGGFG; encoded by the exons ATGGGCCGCCGGCCGGCGCGATG CTACCGCTACTGCAAGAACAAACCCTACCCCAAGTCCCGCTTCTGCCGGGGGGT cccagaccccaaaatccGAATTTTCGacctggggaggaaaaaagccaaagtgGACGAGTTCCCCCTGTGCGGGCACATGGTGTCGGACGAGTACGAGCAGCTCAGCTCCGAGG ccctggaggccGCCCGGATCTGCGCTAACAAGTACATGGTGAAGAGCTGCGGCAAGGACGGCTTCCACATCCGCGTGCGCCTGCACCCCTTCCACGTCATCCGCATCAACAAAATGCTCTCCTGCGCCGGGGCCGACAG gctgCAGACGGGGATGCGGGGGGCCTTCGGGAAGCCGCAGGGCACGGTGGCGCGCGTGCACATCGGCCAGGTGATCATGTCCATCCGCACCAAGGCCCAGAACAAGGAGCACGTGGTGGAGGCGCTGCGCAGGGCCAAGTTCAAATTCCCCGGGCGCCAGAAG atCCACATCTCCAAGAAGTGGGGCTTCACCAAGTTCAACGCCGACGCCTTCGAGGAGATGGTGGCCCAGAAGCGCCTGATCCCCGACGGCTGCGGGGTCAAGTACGTCCCCTCGCGGGACCCCTGGATCGCTGGAGGGCCCTGCACgcctgaaccccaaaaaaaaaccccaaagacccccgggacccccccccaaatccgcGGGGAACCCCCAGATCCGCGGGGAACCCCGAAAGGACGGGGAGGAGGAGCCCCGGGTGGGTTTGGGTGA